Proteins encoded together in one Streptomyces sp. NA04227 window:
- a CDS encoding enhanced serine sensitivity protein SseB C-terminal domain-containing protein, which translates to MSASGTAAAGQVEHLLRQVTPGNYEAYESLLRALADPSGQLWMLLWHGQPGSPDAQYGNMAVGGFDYAPCVTSAQELTASGWNRAYEIVGGPDIARAMFPDRHGIWLNPHAPGGGVGVPWADLRRIAGGLDRHPAGPLRLSEPTLDLPQFYALLGQHAYRTPAVRSLRRAWVQPALGAPYLVIGLDVYESSAPAVESVHTMMRQSVGAVPEGLAVSTVALTDEHDPVAMWLRAHARPFYDREPPGPAAAPPVSGYGYPPPHGAY; encoded by the coding sequence GTGAGCGCGTCGGGCACGGCCGCGGCAGGCCAGGTCGAGCACCTGCTGCGCCAGGTGACGCCGGGAAACTACGAGGCGTACGAGTCCCTGTTGCGCGCCCTCGCCGACCCCTCGGGCCAGTTGTGGATGCTCCTGTGGCACGGCCAGCCCGGTTCGCCCGACGCCCAGTACGGCAACATGGCGGTCGGCGGCTTCGACTACGCGCCCTGTGTCACCTCCGCGCAGGAGCTGACCGCCAGCGGCTGGAACCGCGCCTACGAGATCGTCGGCGGCCCGGACATCGCCCGGGCCATGTTCCCCGACCGGCACGGCATCTGGCTCAATCCGCACGCACCCGGCGGCGGCGTCGGCGTCCCCTGGGCGGACCTGCGCCGTATCGCGGGCGGACTCGACCGGCACCCGGCCGGACCGCTGCGGCTGAGCGAACCCACCCTGGATCTCCCGCAGTTCTACGCCCTGCTCGGCCAGCACGCGTACCGCACCCCGGCCGTCCGCTCCCTGCGCCGCGCCTGGGTACAGCCCGCGCTCGGCGCCCCGTACCTCGTCATCGGCCTGGACGTGTACGAGTCCTCGGCGCCGGCCGTCGAGTCGGTGCACACGATGATGCGCCAGTCGGTCGGCGCGGTGCCCGAGGGCCTCGCCGTGTCCACCGTCGCGCTCACCGACGAGCACGACCCGGTGGCCATGTGGCTGCGCGCCCACGCCCGCCCGTTCTACGACCGCGAGCCCCCCGGCCCGGCCGCCGCGCCGCCGGTGTCGGGGTACGGCTATCCGCCGCCGCACGGGGCGTACTGA